In Rathayibacter sp. VKM Ac-2762, one DNA window encodes the following:
- a CDS encoding tyrosine recombinase XerC, with the protein MTGETLADSVEHFLRYVLDERSLSPATAKGYRSDLAHLIAHTEEKGRLLTAELDLELLRDWLWRESESGIARATLARRTAAVRSFSSWAHRTERLPVDVAARLKTPKSGRTLPRVLTLPQAEQVLDTVAARGATEDPVALRDLAIVELLYASGIRVSELVAVDLGDVDLGRLTVLVTGKGAKQRVVPFGVPAKEALVDYLERARPSLATGDGSGALLLGRRGARLTPRTVYGVVARLLDGGQGSGPSGPHTLRHTAATHLLDGGADLRAVQELLGHASLGTTQIYTHVSTERIRDAYRLAHPRA; encoded by the coding sequence ATGACCGGCGAGACGCTCGCCGACTCGGTCGAGCACTTCCTCCGGTACGTCCTCGATGAGCGGTCCCTCTCGCCCGCCACCGCGAAGGGCTACCGCTCCGACCTGGCGCACCTGATCGCCCACACGGAGGAGAAGGGGCGGCTCCTCACCGCCGAGCTCGACCTCGAGCTGCTGCGCGACTGGCTCTGGCGAGAGTCGGAGTCGGGGATCGCCCGCGCGACCCTCGCCCGGCGCACCGCGGCCGTCCGCTCCTTCTCCTCCTGGGCGCATCGGACCGAGCGGCTCCCCGTCGACGTCGCCGCACGCCTCAAGACGCCCAAGTCGGGACGGACACTGCCGCGGGTCCTCACGCTCCCGCAGGCGGAACAGGTGCTCGACACGGTCGCGGCGCGCGGCGCGACCGAGGACCCGGTGGCGCTGCGGGACCTCGCGATCGTCGAGCTGCTCTACGCCTCCGGCATCCGCGTCTCCGAGCTGGTCGCCGTCGACCTGGGCGACGTCGATCTCGGCAGGCTCACCGTGCTCGTCACCGGCAAGGGCGCCAAGCAGCGGGTCGTCCCGTTCGGCGTCCCCGCGAAGGAGGCGCTCGTCGACTACCTGGAGCGCGCCCGACCCTCTCTCGCCACCGGCGACGGGAGCGGGGCCCTGCTGCTGGGACGGCGGGGCGCGCGCCTCACCCCGCGCACGGTCTACGGCGTGGTGGCGAGGCTCCTCGACGGCGGGCAGGGCTCCGGACCGTCCGGCCCGCACACCCTCCGCCACACCGCGGCGACCCATCTGCTCGACGGCGGAGCCGACCTCCGCGCCGTCCAGGAGCTGCTCGGCCACGCGAGCCTGGGCACCACGCAGATCTACACCCACGTCTCGACCGAGCGGATCCGCGACGCCTACCGCCTCGCCCACCCCCGCGCCTGA
- a CDS encoding sugar porter family MFS transporter: MTSGRSDTTSGRADIPNPSAAKLKRKVIGLAIAAAVGGFLFGFDSSVVNGAVEAVQGEFQLSAALIGFAVASALLGCALGAYLAGRLADRWGRIKVMLLGAGLFFISSIGAGAAFAVWDLVLWRVVGGLGIGIASVIAPTYISEIAPKAIRGALASLQQLAITLGIFAALLSDTLIANGADGASEPFWFGVAAWRWMFIACAVPAVIYGLLALTLPESPRYLATRGRSEDARAVLATVTPRDEVDEALADIQKKIDEDSENAKRSSLRGPALGLLPVVWVGILLSVFQQFVGINVIFYYSTSLWSAVGFDESNSFAISVFTSVVNVVVTFVAIFLVDKVGRKPLLLVGSAGMAVSLALMAIAFSQSTISGEDVSLPGAWGPIALVSANAFVVFFGATWGPLVWVLLGEIFPNRIRAAALGLAASAQWIANFAITVTFPILSQDVSLTLAYGLYAAFAAISFVFVFMFVPETKGRSLEEMDTLHIRTVMKSARK, from the coding sequence ATGACCAGCGGACGATCTGACACGACCAGCGGGAGAGCGGACATCCCGAACCCCTCGGCGGCGAAGCTGAAGAGGAAGGTGATCGGCCTCGCGATCGCGGCGGCGGTCGGCGGCTTCCTCTTCGGCTTCGACTCGTCGGTGGTGAACGGTGCCGTGGAGGCGGTGCAGGGCGAGTTCCAGCTCTCGGCCGCCCTGATCGGCTTCGCCGTCGCCTCCGCGCTGCTCGGCTGCGCACTCGGCGCGTACCTCGCGGGCCGCCTGGCCGACCGCTGGGGCCGCATCAAGGTCATGCTGCTCGGCGCCGGGCTCTTCTTCATCTCCTCGATCGGCGCCGGCGCGGCGTTCGCGGTCTGGGACCTCGTGCTCTGGCGCGTGGTCGGAGGCCTCGGCATCGGCATCGCCTCCGTGATCGCTCCGACCTACATCTCGGAGATCGCGCCCAAGGCCATCCGCGGAGCTCTCGCGTCGCTGCAGCAGCTGGCGATCACGCTCGGCATCTTCGCCGCCCTACTCTCGGACACCCTCATCGCGAACGGCGCGGACGGCGCCTCCGAGCCCTTCTGGTTCGGCGTCGCCGCCTGGCGCTGGATGTTCATCGCCTGCGCCGTGCCGGCCGTGATCTACGGCCTCCTGGCCCTGACCCTGCCGGAGTCGCCCCGCTACCTCGCGACCCGCGGCCGCTCCGAGGACGCCCGCGCGGTGCTCGCGACGGTCACGCCGCGCGACGAGGTCGACGAGGCGCTCGCGGACATCCAGAAGAAGATCGACGAGGACTCCGAGAACGCGAAGCGCTCCAGCCTCCGCGGTCCCGCCCTCGGCCTGCTCCCCGTGGTCTGGGTCGGCATCCTGCTGTCGGTCTTCCAGCAGTTCGTGGGCATCAACGTGATCTTCTACTACTCCACCTCGCTCTGGAGCGCGGTCGGATTCGACGAGTCCAACTCCTTCGCGATCTCGGTCTTCACCTCGGTCGTGAACGTCGTCGTCACCTTCGTGGCGATCTTCCTGGTCGACAAGGTCGGCCGGAAGCCGCTGCTGCTGGTCGGCTCGGCCGGCATGGCCGTCTCGCTCGCGCTGATGGCCATCGCCTTCAGCCAGTCGACGATCAGCGGAGAGGACGTCTCGCTGCCCGGCGCGTGGGGGCCGATCGCCCTCGTCTCGGCGAACGCGTTCGTCGTCTTCTTCGGCGCGACCTGGGGCCCGCTGGTGTGGGTCCTCCTCGGCGAGATCTTCCCGAACCGGATCCGGGCGGCCGCGCTCGGCCTGGCGGCCTCGGCCCAGTGGATCGCGAACTTCGCCATCACGGTGACCTTCCCGATCCTCTCGCAGGACGTGTCGCTCACCCTGGCCTACGGCCTCTACGCCGCCTTCGCGGCGATCTCGTTCGTCTTCGTCTTCATGTTCGTGCCCGAGACCAAGGGCCGCTCTCTGGAGGAGATGGACACCCTGCACATCCGCACCGTGATGAAGTCGGCGCGCAAGTAG
- the rpsB gene encoding 30S ribosomal protein S2 — protein MAVVTMRQLLDSGVHFGHQTRRWNPKMKRFILTERSGSYIIDLQQSLAYIDKTYDFVKETVAHGGTILFVGTKKQAQNAISEQATRVGQPYVNQRWLGGLLTNFQTVSKRLARMKELEELDFDDTSKSGFTKKELLIKKRELDKLHKSLGGIRNLSKTPSALWVVDTKKEHLAIDEAKKLGIPVIGILDTNCDPDEVQYPIPGNDDAIRSVSLLTRIVADAAAEGLIQRHQKPEAEGNVSAVEPLAEWEQELLSTGAPAADVQEPNEQAGAETEKVADAEAETADEAVVEAETPAAEEAPEADAAATSTDETATA, from the coding sequence ATGGCAGTCGTCACCATGCGCCAGCTGCTCGACAGCGGCGTCCACTTCGGGCACCAGACCCGTCGCTGGAACCCGAAGATGAAGCGCTTCATCCTGACCGAGCGCTCGGGCAGCTACATCATCGACCTCCAGCAGTCGCTGGCCTACATCGACAAGACCTACGACTTCGTCAAGGAGACGGTCGCCCACGGCGGCACCATCCTCTTCGTCGGCACCAAGAAGCAGGCGCAGAACGCGATCTCGGAGCAGGCGACCCGCGTCGGCCAGCCCTACGTGAACCAGCGCTGGCTCGGCGGCCTCCTGACCAACTTCCAGACGGTCTCGAAGCGCCTCGCCCGCATGAAGGAGCTGGAGGAGCTCGACTTCGACGACACGTCGAAGAGCGGCTTCACCAAGAAGGAGCTCCTCATCAAGAAGCGCGAGCTCGACAAGCTGCACAAGTCGCTCGGCGGCATCCGCAACCTCTCGAAGACGCCGTCGGCCCTCTGGGTCGTCGACACCAAGAAGGAGCACCTCGCGATCGACGAGGCCAAGAAGCTGGGCATCCCGGTCATCGGCATCCTCGACACGAACTGCGACCCGGACGAGGTCCAGTACCCGATCCCGGGCAACGACGACGCGATCCGCTCGGTGAGCCTGCTCACCCGCATCGTCGCCGACGCCGCGGCCGAGGGCCTCATCCAGCGCCACCAGAAGCCCGAGGCCGAGGGCAACGTCTCCGCCGTCGAGCCGCTGGCCGAGTGGGAGCAGGAGCTGCTCTCCACCGGTGCGCCCGCCGCCGACGTGCAGGAGCCGAACGAGCAGGCCGGCGCGGAGACCGAGAAGGTCGCCGACGCCGAGGCCGAGACCGCCGACGAGGCCGTCGTCGAGGCCGAGACCCCCGCCGCGGAGGAGGCCCCCGAGGCCGACGCCGCCGCGACCTCGACCGACGAGACCGCCACCGCCTGA
- the tsf gene encoding translation elongation factor Ts, producing the protein MANFSLADVKTLREQLGTGMVDTKNALVEADGDLDKAVEILRLKGAKGNAKRADRSTSEGLVAAAEKDGVATMIELACETDFVAKGTKFIALADAVLAAVVAAGSTTVEEALAAPADGKTVADLINDEAAILGEKVELRRVASVSGEHFAIYLHKTNKDLPPQVGVVVGYAGEDAETARSVAQHISFANPSYLSREDVPQSEVDNERRIVEEISRGEGKPEAALPKIIEGRVNAYFKQVALLDQDYAKDNKLSVSKVLSDAGLTVSGFARFKVGA; encoded by the coding sequence ATGGCAAATTTCAGCCTCGCTGACGTCAAGACGCTGCGCGAGCAGCTCGGTACCGGCATGGTCGACACGAAGAACGCGCTCGTCGAGGCCGACGGCGACCTGGACAAGGCGGTCGAGATCCTCCGCCTCAAGGGTGCCAAGGGCAACGCGAAGCGCGCCGACCGCTCCACGAGCGAGGGCCTCGTCGCCGCCGCCGAGAAGGACGGGGTCGCCACGATGATCGAGCTCGCCTGCGAGACCGACTTCGTCGCCAAGGGCACGAAGTTCATCGCCCTCGCCGACGCCGTGCTCGCCGCGGTCGTCGCCGCCGGCTCCACCACGGTCGAGGAGGCCCTCGCGGCCCCCGCCGACGGCAAGACCGTCGCCGACCTGATCAACGACGAGGCCGCGATCCTCGGCGAGAAGGTGGAGCTGCGCCGCGTGGCCTCCGTCTCGGGCGAGCACTTCGCGATCTACCTCCACAAGACGAACAAGGACCTGCCCCCGCAGGTCGGCGTGGTCGTCGGCTACGCGGGCGAGGACGCCGAGACCGCGCGCTCCGTCGCCCAGCACATCTCGTTCGCGAACCCGTCCTACCTCTCGCGCGAGGACGTGCCGCAGTCCGAGGTCGACAACGAGCGCCGCATCGTCGAGGAGATCTCGCGCGGCGAGGGCAAGCCCGAGGCCGCCCTGCCGAAGATCATCGAGGGACGCGTGAACGCGTACTTCAAGCAGGTCGCCCTGCTCGACCAGGACTACGCGAAGGACAACAAGCTGTCCGTCAGCAAGGTCCTGAGCGACGCGGGCCTGACCGTGTCGGGCTTCGCCCGCTTCAAGGTCGGCGCCTAA
- the pyrH gene encoding UMP kinase: protein MTETDAMTTGKRRRVLLKLSGEAFGAGTLGVNPDVISALAREIADAATEVEISVVVGGGNFFRGAELSQRGMDRGRADYMGMLGTVMNALALQDFLEQAGAETRVQSAIAMTQVAEPYIPRRAIRHMEKGRVVIFGAGAGLPYFSTDTVAAQRALETHADVVLVAKNGVDGVYDADPRTNPDAKKLDALTYQEALQRGLKVVDSTAFSLCMDNGMPMQVFGMEPSGNVAKAIRGAELGTLVSN from the coding sequence ATGACGGAGACGGATGCGATGACGACGGGCAAGCGCCGCAGGGTGCTTCTGAAGCTGTCGGGGGAGGCGTTCGGAGCCGGTACGCTCGGCGTGAACCCGGACGTGATCAGCGCCCTGGCGCGCGAGATCGCCGATGCCGCGACCGAGGTGGAGATCTCGGTGGTCGTCGGCGGCGGCAACTTCTTCCGCGGAGCCGAGCTCTCGCAGCGCGGCATGGACCGCGGCCGGGCCGACTACATGGGGATGCTGGGCACGGTGATGAACGCCCTCGCCCTCCAGGACTTCCTCGAGCAGGCGGGCGCCGAGACGCGCGTGCAGTCCGCGATCGCGATGACGCAGGTCGCGGAGCCCTACATCCCCCGCCGGGCGATCCGGCACATGGAGAAGGGCCGCGTCGTCATCTTCGGCGCCGGCGCCGGACTCCCGTACTTCTCGACCGACACGGTCGCCGCGCAGCGCGCGCTCGAGACGCACGCCGACGTGGTCCTCGTCGCCAAGAACGGCGTGGACGGCGTGTACGACGCCGACCCGCGGACGAACCCCGACGCGAAGAAGCTCGATGCGCTGACCTACCAGGAGGCGCTCCAGCGGGGCCTCAAGGTGGTCGACTCCACCGCGTTCAGCCTCTGCATGGACAACGGCATGCCGATGCAGGTCTTCGGCATGGAGCCCTCGGGCAACGTCGCGAAGGCCATCCGCGGCGCCGAGCTCGGCACGCTCGTCTCGAACTAG
- the frr gene encoding ribosome recycling factor has product MISDVLADAKTKMGKAVEVAKEDFSTVRTGRANPGMFQKVLVSYYGTPTPLSQLASMQNQEARTLVLTPYDKGSLRDIEQAIRDMPNLGANPTNDGTIIRVTLPELTAERRKEFVKIVRTKAEDAKIAVRNIRRKGKDDLDALKGDIGDDELARGEKELEALTKQHVDAIDEALKRKESELLEV; this is encoded by the coding sequence GTGATCTCGGATGTACTGGCCGATGCGAAGACCAAGATGGGCAAGGCCGTCGAGGTCGCCAAGGAGGACTTCTCCACGGTCCGCACCGGACGCGCGAACCCCGGCATGTTCCAGAAGGTGCTGGTGAGCTACTACGGCACCCCGACGCCGCTGTCGCAGCTCGCCTCGATGCAGAACCAGGAGGCCCGCACGCTCGTCTTGACGCCCTACGACAAGGGCTCGCTGCGCGACATCGAGCAGGCCATCCGGGACATGCCGAACCTCGGCGCGAACCCGACCAACGACGGCACGATCATCCGCGTGACCCTGCCGGAGCTCACCGCCGAGCGCCGCAAGGAGTTCGTCAAGATCGTCCGCACCAAGGCCGAGGACGCCAAGATCGCGGTGCGCAACATCCGCCGCAAGGGCAAGGACGACCTCGACGCGCTGAAGGGCGACATCGGCGACGACGAGCTCGCCCGCGGCGAGAAGGAGCTCGAGGCGCTCACGAAGCAGCACGTCGACGCGATCGACGAGGCGCTCAAGCGCAAGGAATCCGAACTGCTCGAGGTGTAG
- a CDS encoding phosphatidate cytidylyltransferase → MVTRDALRARAQQGRADVERQLEATRAQLEATNDRLTARSGRNLVSATAIGLLGGGAMVVSLLLVKELFMVLAGVVVLLAALELSNALRHAGRDIPRIPTGIVAVVAVPAAYYGGLGTAWATVLGGSVLVGLWRLGEQLFRRTASSRRDLALDIGLGAFVQGYTTFLGAFAIRLVAEPGGQLWAFAFLVLVIVVDTGAYVSGLTWGKHPMAPRISPKKTWEGFAGAAVAGIVVGILLALLMLGQPWWVGAVFGAVVLLTATLGDLAESLIKRDIGIKDMSSWLPGHGGVLDRLDSILPSAAAAYVLYFLFAH, encoded by the coding sequence ATGGTCACCCGCGACGCGCTGCGTGCGCGCGCCCAGCAGGGCCGGGCCGACGTCGAGCGCCAGCTCGAGGCGACCCGCGCCCAGCTCGAGGCGACGAACGACCGCCTTACTGCGCGCTCGGGCCGGAACCTCGTGTCGGCGACCGCGATCGGACTCCTCGGTGGTGGCGCGATGGTCGTCAGCCTCCTCCTGGTCAAGGAGCTCTTCATGGTGCTCGCGGGGGTGGTGGTGCTGCTCGCGGCGCTGGAGCTCTCGAACGCTCTGCGCCACGCCGGTCGGGACATCCCGCGCATCCCGACCGGGATCGTGGCGGTCGTCGCCGTGCCGGCCGCCTACTACGGCGGCCTCGGCACCGCGTGGGCCACGGTCCTCGGCGGATCCGTCCTCGTCGGCCTCTGGCGGCTGGGGGAGCAGCTCTTCCGGCGCACCGCCTCCAGCCGGAGGGACCTCGCCCTCGACATCGGCCTCGGCGCGTTCGTCCAGGGCTACACGACCTTCCTCGGTGCCTTCGCGATCCGTCTCGTCGCCGAGCCCGGCGGCCAGCTCTGGGCGTTCGCGTTCCTGGTGCTCGTGATCGTCGTCGACACCGGCGCCTACGTGAGCGGACTCACCTGGGGCAAGCACCCGATGGCACCGCGGATCAGCCCGAAGAAGACCTGGGAGGGGTTCGCCGGTGCGGCCGTCGCGGGGATCGTCGTCGGCATACTGCTCGCCCTGCTGATGCTCGGCCAGCCCTGGTGGGTCGGCGCGGTGTTCGGGGCCGTGGTGCTCCTCACCGCGACGCTCGGCGACCTCGCCGAGTCGCTGATCAAGCGCGACATCGGCATCAAGGACATGAGCTCCTGGCTGCCCGGCCACGGGGGAGTCCTCGACCGGCTGGACTCGATCCTGCCGTCGGCCGCAGCTGCCTACGTGCTGTACTTCCTCTTCGCCCACTGA
- a CDS encoding DivIVA domain-containing protein — MTAPFPRARESRPGYDTAEVDSFLASAREAYSQLSGGPADLRAADLRHTAFTLRKGGYSAPHVDAALERLEDAFALRERQYAIAARGEEAWLADARSTAQEIVNRLARAPRERFTRAGALTTGYNIRQVDAFADRISGYFRDGSVLTVDDVRTVSFAPQRGGYAEAQVDLLLDTVVDVMLAVR; from the coding sequence ATGACCGCTCCCTTCCCCCGAGCCCGCGAGTCCCGTCCCGGCTACGACACGGCCGAGGTCGACTCCTTCCTCGCGTCGGCGCGCGAGGCCTACTCGCAGCTCTCCGGGGGACCGGCGGACCTCCGCGCCGCCGACCTGCGCCACACCGCGTTCACCCTGCGCAAGGGCGGCTACTCCGCGCCCCACGTCGATGCGGCGCTCGAGCGCCTCGAGGACGCCTTCGCCCTGCGGGAGCGCCAGTACGCGATCGCGGCTCGGGGCGAGGAGGCGTGGCTCGCGGACGCGCGGTCGACCGCCCAGGAGATCGTGAACCGGCTGGCCCGCGCTCCCCGCGAGCGGTTCACCCGGGCCGGCGCTCTCACGACGGGCTACAACATCCGCCAGGTCGACGCCTTCGCCGACAGGATCTCCGGCTACTTCCGCGACGGATCGGTGCTGACCGTGGACGACGTGCGGACCGTCTCCTTCGCCCCGCAGCGCGGCGGGTACGCCGAGGCCCAGGTCGACCTGCTGCTCGACACGGTCGTCGACGTGATGCTGGCGGTCCGCTGA
- a CDS encoding lytic transglycosylase domain-containing protein, protein MAQHPQTSVAHTPANRTSGRPAVPHQTPVRRSWARIPVTVLAFTASIAFAMVNVVDPSSGAVASPYYQAPARFNGDSAQRLVVADAVERTVQRDSFGAEAKPTPTPTPTPTPTETQTASATVDEEESGSAEAETAAPVQRAAAPDPGSAKAIAYDMIVQRGWADSEYDCLVLLWNRESGWNVYAENKSSGAYGIPQALPGSKMASAGSDWATNASTQITWGLGYISGRYGSPCGAWAHSESVGWY, encoded by the coding sequence GTGGCTCAGCATCCTCAGACCTCCGTCGCCCACACGCCCGCGAACCGCACCAGCGGTCGCCCGGCGGTCCCGCACCAGACCCCGGTGCGGCGCTCCTGGGCTCGGATCCCGGTGACGGTGCTGGCCTTCACGGCCTCGATCGCGTTCGCCATGGTGAACGTCGTCGATCCGTCCAGCGGCGCGGTCGCCTCCCCCTACTACCAGGCCCCGGCGCGCTTCAACGGCGACTCCGCGCAGCGGCTCGTCGTCGCGGACGCCGTCGAGCGGACCGTCCAGCGCGACTCGTTCGGCGCCGAGGCGAAGCCGACGCCCACTCCGACCCCGACGCCCACTCCGACCGAGACTCAGACCGCTTCCGCGACCGTCGACGAGGAGGAGTCGGGCTCCGCCGAGGCGGAGACCGCCGCTCCCGTCCAGCGCGCCGCCGCTCCGGATCCCGGATCCGCGAAGGCGATCGCGTACGACATGATCGTGCAGCGCGGCTGGGCCGACAGCGAGTACGACTGCCTCGTCCTCCTCTGGAACCGCGAGTCCGGCTGGAACGTCTACGCCGAGAACAAGTCCAGCGGTGCCTACGGCATCCCGCAGGCACTCCCCGGCAGCAAGATGGCGTCGGCCGGCTCCGACTGGGCGACCAACGCGAGCACCCAGATCACCTGGGGCCTCGGCTACATCTCCGGCCGCTACGGCTCGCCCTGCGGTGCCTGGGCCCACTCCGAATCGGTCGGCTGGTACTGA
- a CDS encoding sodium:proton antiporter, which produces MDYALLGVVGIITVVTVARFSSRLGIAAPLLLVVIGIGASYLPGVPDIEVEPELILAGVLPPLLYSAAIQVPLTDFRRNLRSIFGLSVLLVVVTALVVGGFLYLVFPDLSLPAAIALGAVVSPTDAVAATSIGKKLGLPPRLVTVLEGESLVNDASALVLLRAATAAAAVVGASVTTDAIDVGEVGVLFVYSVLMAIVLGLVMGVLTVFVRSKLRDPVLDTAVSFAVPFLAYIPAEELGASGVLAVVVTGIYTGHNSARFLSPQSRISERVNWRTAQFLLENGVFLLMGAEIKAIVSGVVDPGEFGVGTAVLLGLATVVILIVLRALFVWPLLLWLRSSGRRAERINRRLAVGLMRLRNSATSDERFRRRQVRAERLYLRRETDLAATTSEAFGWRGGVVLSWSGMRGVVTLAAAQSLPDETPYRSQLILIAFTVAVVTLLLQGATLPALIRLTGIQGTDGEADRRELATLLDEVAATGIQALPEAVAELPDGEAGERVLERVRRDTLTRSQVAWEQVGRAEDAPLGPHAQYLRLRRAVLLAEREALLDARGRGVYSSRTLRRAQLMLDAEETRLEMDDSSH; this is translated from the coding sequence GTGGATTACGCGCTGCTCGGGGTCGTCGGGATCATCACGGTCGTCACCGTCGCGCGGTTCTCGAGCCGCCTCGGGATCGCCGCACCGCTGCTCCTGGTCGTCATCGGGATCGGCGCGTCCTACCTCCCCGGGGTCCCGGACATCGAGGTCGAGCCTGAGCTGATCCTCGCGGGCGTGCTGCCGCCGCTGCTGTACTCGGCCGCGATCCAGGTGCCCCTCACCGACTTCCGGCGGAACCTGCGCTCGATCTTCGGGCTCTCGGTGCTGCTGGTCGTCGTGACCGCCCTCGTGGTCGGCGGCTTCCTCTACCTCGTGTTCCCCGATCTGAGCCTGCCCGCAGCGATCGCTCTGGGCGCCGTCGTGAGCCCGACCGACGCGGTGGCCGCGACCTCGATCGGCAAGAAGCTCGGACTCCCGCCCCGCCTGGTGACGGTGCTCGAGGGCGAGAGCCTCGTGAACGACGCGTCGGCGCTGGTGCTGCTGCGCGCCGCGACGGCTGCGGCGGCCGTGGTCGGCGCCTCCGTCACGACCGACGCGATCGACGTGGGCGAGGTGGGGGTCCTCTTCGTCTACTCCGTTCTGATGGCGATCGTCCTCGGACTGGTGATGGGCGTGCTCACCGTCTTCGTTCGCTCGAAGCTGCGGGACCCGGTGCTCGACACCGCCGTGTCCTTCGCCGTGCCGTTCCTGGCCTACATCCCGGCCGAGGAGCTGGGCGCGTCCGGGGTGCTCGCCGTCGTGGTCACCGGGATCTACACGGGGCACAACAGCGCGCGCTTCCTCTCGCCGCAGTCGCGGATCAGCGAGCGGGTGAACTGGCGGACGGCGCAGTTCCTGCTCGAGAACGGCGTCTTCCTGCTCATGGGCGCCGAGATCAAGGCGATCGTCTCCGGGGTCGTGGACCCGGGCGAGTTCGGAGTGGGCACCGCGGTGCTGCTGGGTCTGGCCACCGTGGTCATCCTGATCGTGCTGCGGGCCCTCTTCGTGTGGCCGCTGCTCCTGTGGCTGCGCAGCTCCGGTCGGCGGGCGGAGCGGATCAACCGGCGGCTGGCGGTGGGCCTGATGCGACTGCGCAACAGCGCCACCAGCGACGAGCGCTTCCGGCGGCGGCAGGTGAGAGCGGAGCGGCTCTACCTCCGGCGCGAGACCGATCTGGCCGCGACCACGAGCGAGGCGTTCGGCTGGCGCGGAGGAGTCGTCCTGTCCTGGTCCGGGATGCGCGGCGTGGTCACGCTCGCCGCGGCCCAGTCGCTGCCGGACGAGACTCCCTACCGCTCCCAGCTGATCCTGATCGCCTTCACCGTCGCCGTCGTGACGCTGCTCCTGCAGGGTGCGACGCTCCCCGCGCTGATCCGGCTCACCGGCATCCAGGGCACCGACGGAGAGGCCGACCGCCGCGAGCTCGCGACGCTGCTCGACGAGGTCGCGGCCACGGGCATCCAGGCCCTCCCCGAGGCGGTGGCGGAGCTGCCCGACGGCGAGGCGGGCGAGCGCGTCCTCGAGCGCGTGCGCCGCGACACTCTGACCCGCTCGCAGGTGGCGTGGGAGCAGGTCGGCCGCGCGGAGGATGCGCCCCTCGGCCCGCACGCGCAGTACCTGCGGCTGCGCCGAGCGGTCCTGCTCGCCGAGCGGGAGGCGCTGCTGGACGCCCGGGGGCGCGGGGTCTACTCCTCGCGGACGCTGCGGCGGGCGCAGCTGATGCTCGACGCCGAGGAGACCCGGCTCGAGATGGACGACAGCTCCCACTGA
- a CDS encoding alpha/beta fold hydrolase, which translates to MTHEIRGGVVLPARREDVELHTSDGLTLVGELALPLEHEPVATLVTLHPLPTHGGFMDSHILRKAAARLPALADLAVLRFNTRGTASPRGTSEGAFGHGTEERADIAAALALVADRGLPHPWLVGWSFGTELALKWGREHPVEGAILLSPPLHRTSAEEVAAWGEDGRPLVALVPEFDDYLRPEAAAERFASVPQLDLVAVEGGKHLWVGEAQTRRVLDEIVRVVAPASSPLPTEWAGELG; encoded by the coding sequence ATGACCCACGAGATCCGCGGAGGCGTCGTCCTCCCCGCCCGCCGCGAGGACGTCGAGCTGCACACCTCCGACGGCCTGACCCTGGTGGGGGAGCTCGCGCTGCCCCTGGAGCACGAGCCGGTCGCGACCCTGGTCACCCTGCATCCGCTGCCCACCCACGGCGGCTTCATGGACTCGCACATCCTGCGGAAGGCGGCCGCCCGGCTGCCCGCGCTCGCCGACCTGGCGGTCCTCCGCTTCAACACCCGCGGCACCGCGTCGCCGCGCGGCACGAGCGAGGGCGCGTTCGGACACGGCACCGAGGAGCGCGCCGACATCGCCGCAGCCCTGGCCCTCGTCGCGGACCGCGGACTGCCGCACCCCTGGCTGGTCGGCTGGTCCTTCGGCACCGAGCTCGCGCTGAAGTGGGGGAGGGAGCACCCCGTCGAGGGAGCGATCCTGCTCTCGCCGCCGCTGCACCGCACGAGCGCGGAGGAGGTCGCCGCCTGGGGCGAGGACGGCCGACCGCTCGTGGCGCTCGTCCCGGAGTTCGACGACTACCTGCGGCCGGAGGCGGCCGCCGAGCGCTTCGCGAGCGTGCCGCAGCTGGACCTCGTGGCCGTGGAGGGCGGGAAGCACCTCTGGGTCGGCGAGGCGCAGACCCGGCGCGTCCTCGACGAGATCGTGCGGGTGGTCGCGCCCGCCTCGTCCCCGCTGCCGACGGAGTGGGCGGGCGAGCTCGGCTGA